TTTTCACTGATATTGCAATTCTTAATAGCTGCTGAGGAACCCATGCAACAAATACCACCACCATATTTAGCTGAATTTCCAGTGATAGTACAGTTGGTAATAACCGGAGAAGAGGTGCAATAAATTCCACCGCCCATACTACCTTTACCGTTTTGCACAGTAATTCCACTGAGAATCGAATCGCTTTCTTCATCAGTATTGAAAGTAATAACAACTCCGCTCCCCCCTCCATCAATTATCGTCGCAGCAACTACATCCGGGTTATTCGGATCCGCACTCTTCACGGTAATGGCCTTGCCTTTAAAATTAATCTTTTCATGATAAATCCCTTCGTGAATAATTATCACATCACCATCATGGGCAGCCTCGATTGCTGCCTGAATGCTCTGTCCAGGGTATATATGGACTTCGATACATATATTCTTAATATTAAAATTGTCATCGTTACAATCATCAGCATTATCCACATATCCTAATGGGCAAGAGCCAGTTTGTGTGCACTCTTGTATAGCAATATCAGGATTCCCATAGCCATCTTTATCATTATCTTGGTAGCAGATTCGACATATCAATTCATCTGAGGGTTCACTTTCGAGGTCCACGTTATCATAAGCAGTGATCCAACAAACATACGTTTCTCCAGAGTCCAATTCTTGAATCGTATAACTGGTGGTATCACGGTTAACTTTAATGCACTCAGGGTAACTGCTGGAAGAGTCTACCTTATAA
This sequence is a window from bacterium. Protein-coding genes within it:
- a CDS encoding fibronectin type III domain-containing protein, whose translation is MNINGTRFLGKIMLAGILYFCLLNPSRALSDICPRSIPLAWDANSEDDDLAGYCIYYKVDSSSSYPECIKVNRDTTSYTIQELDSGETYVCWITAYDNVDLESEPSDELICRICYQDNDKDGYGNPDIAIQECTQTGSCPLGYVDNADDCNDDNFNIKNICIEVHIYPGQSIQAAIEAAHDGDVIIIHEGIYHEKINFKGKAITVKSADPNNPDVVAATIIDGGGSGVVITFNTDEESDSILSGITVQNGKGSMGGGIYCTSSPVITNCTITGNSAKYGGGICCMGSSAAIKNCNISENSSTWVAGGVYCGFSSSAITSCTISKNSTLYDGGGILLVLSSSPVSDCNITENSAGYDGGGIYCLDSSSSITNTLIHGNSASSMGGGIYCSSSNDLVVTKCTIERNSADSGGGIYLDNSSPTITDCLFRENSPGDF